A region of the Pempheris klunzingeri isolate RE-2024b chromosome 6, fPemKlu1.hap1, whole genome shotgun sequence genome:
AATTTCCTGTTTCTGCAGGACTCCAGCCTGGTCAGATGTGACAGCCTGGATGCTGGGTCAGGGTATGACACAGAGGTGATGACCCCTATCGACCATGTGACCCTTGACCCCGAGGACTCTGACCCTGCAGCCAGCCTCGAGCCTTCGCCAGCAGAACTGGCTCAGTGTGAGGCTGAAGTTGGCACGCTGCTCAGCATCATTGCTGAGTTGAACAAGAAGATGGGATCATTAAAAGCACCAAGGTAAAGAGAGTAATTAGATGAGTCATTTATTTAACTGTGGCACTTCAATGAGCCAGAAAATTGATCTGAATGAAGGAATTTGGGTTCAcctcaaataaatattttggtGAGACCACGTTTGTTACGTATTCTCGATAATCAATAAACAGTGTATAAGTCTTCTTGTAGCTTGTCTGAACATAAACACGCTGGTGTTTAGAAGCAAAAatgttgatgctgctgcttttctgcagTGAACCTGGAGACCTGAGACCACCAAGACCATCAAGGCCTCTGGTTCCCGACCTCTTGTCCCACAGGCTGGCCAGAAATAGCCCAGAGAGGAACGGCGCCTCCGCTGCCACATCTAAACCTCCACTGACCGGCCGAGGTTGGCAACGACACTGCATAACTTTGTCTTTATTCAGTAGACCACATCTTTTGGATGCTTCTTGGGTGCACTTTATGTGGGTGATCTTTCCTCCAACCAAGCCGGAGAAGGCATTTTGTATCAGAAAGAACAATCAATatgttatataaaatatttatcataagacatttttttaagaCAACAAAAGGGACCACAGAAGTGCACCTCACGTCATTATACAAGACTAATTGTACTTCTACCTTTTCTCCACTAGGGGGCAGTGGTGTAGTCTGGAGTAAACTCCAGGAGGTTTTATCATCAGTGGAGGACTCCATCAGCAGTAAAAGGTCCTGGGCCGCCCCCATCACAGCTTTCGACCAGGACAGGCACAAAGAGCATCTGAGAGCAGCCCAAGACAACTGGGTTAAAGCCACTCAGGTATTTAAACTGTCAAAAGCAAATTTTTTACAAAAACTAATATTAGGCCAAATTTACTGATAAAACCAACTTAATCAGCACAATTGTTAGTTTTTGcctttgcttttgcttttgtgtttgctctgaagaaaaatattataaattcattcatcattattcAGACTCCCATCAGCcctttttagcatttttgtcACACTGGGTGCAGATGTTGGAGGACATGGAAAGAGAGTTTGGGATCTCATGCCCAGCTGGCCTGCCAAAGGACCAGAATCAAGGGGACATCCCAGATGATCTGGAGAAGCGTGACTCTCCTCTCAGAAGCACCTTTCAGAGTcaccaggaggagctggagagagcgCAAAGCACCGTCAGCCAAATGGAAGAGGAGACGAACAAGGTGGGAGAAGCTCTGCTGCTTCATTAACATGAATGAATGTGGTGGATGTCCTGGCAACAGCAATTTATGGAGCTAAAGGCTGGATTTTATAacaattcagtgtgtttattgGTGGTTCATTCTCTTGTCTTTCAGCTGGTCGGTCTCCATAAGGCCTGGAGGTCAGGCAGTCGCTCTCCTTCCTACCGGCCCACTGCAGGGGCGCTCAGTCCAGACTGGgcctctcctcccttccctgGTTCCCCTTTACTCCTCAGAAGGTCGAGCAGAGCTGTAGCACCTCTGTCTGTGGGTGGGGATGGTTCTCCGCTGGGCTCTGTTAACTCCTGCAGTCCTTGTCCGAGCCCCATCAACCTGGAATCTGAGACAGAACGACTGAACAGGCGAGTCTGAGGAGTTTCAAAGCAacaaaaagcagctgcagcacactgCCAACGCCTCTATTACTTTCTTATTTGTATAATCAAAACTCTGTATGAAACAAAAGTGTTTCCCCCAGTTTGTGCTCTTAACTTCgtcaccctctccctcttcatccCAGGTGCATTGAGAGGCTGAAGGCCAGAAATGAACGGCTGACTGCAGCTCTGGAGCGAAGGAAGGGAGAGTCCGAACAGATCAGTATTACACTAAACAGACTTGAGGCTGACTGCTCTGCCCTGCAGATGGCTCTCAGATACTGGTACACACATACAACCTGACACACAAGTACAATAGCCTGTCTGCACACATATCCATAGTCTTTGCCTGTAACGCTCTTTGACGTCTgtcaaaataataaatgcacGCAGGTCAGCAATCTAACATTAGTAATCCAGGTTCTTCTCATCCAGTGaggttgtgttttgtctttgtggctGTGATTGACAGTGAGGAGTGTGAAGAGGCCTACAGCGAGCTCCTGTCACTTTATGACGCCAAGAAGCAGCAA
Encoded here:
- the ushbp1 gene encoding colorectal mutant cancer protein, translated to MEDSSLVRCDSLDAGSGYDTEVMTPIDHVTLDPEDSDPAASLEPSPAELAQCEAEVGTLLSIIAELNKKMGSLKAPSEPGDLRPPRPSRPLVPDLLSHRLARNSPERNGASAATSKPPLTGRGGSGVVWSKLQEVLSSVEDSISSKRSWAAPITAFDQDRHKEHLRAAQDNWVKATQMLEDMEREFGISCPAGLPKDQNQGDIPDDLEKRDSPLRSTFQSHQEELERAQSTVSQMEEETNKLVGLHKAWRSGSRSPSYRPTAGALSPDWASPPFPGSPLLLRRSSRAVAPLSVGGDGSPLGSVNSCSPCPSPINLESETERLNRCIERLKARNERLTAALERRKGESEQISITLNRLEADCSALQMALRYCEECEEAYSELLSLYDAKKQQSIPAQTDSAEAVGDRQQADSPLAQLRKMGTEELSTSFSTAGVTEETETQSHTGQRRPELGDREAVLRQQIERLKRDRAAICIPKPNPGIERIMSPETGHPAGSRGGHWTKDNAKSPDTKKEKASLFYELISVREEMSDLRALIRLKEKELRCLEWGLMAQKAQEAAGAFVPESIREELEDRKTEQQKLCENAAKLGSDEDIAGPRMRPILKELQAVLQREQALKKRLALVQDSLSTALSDSTPHRRDNGEQIARLTQAHSKALSSYRQIRRKYREQVWRLEQKVAAMTESHHQQGDTPKAAGEALEWRREETVL